DNA from Triticum aestivum cultivar Chinese Spring chromosome 7D, IWGSC CS RefSeq v2.1, whole genome shotgun sequence:
TTTACTGCCCGAATCAAGATCGGAGTTCCTTGCCATATCGCAGCGCCAAGGCTGCCGGAGCTGACGCACCATATTGGAGACAACCGGCGGCAGGCCGGACTGCGAGAAGCCGCGGGAGGTGAGTGAAGCAGGCCGAGCTCCGCTCTAAGAGCGCGCCGATGGTGCTTGACGAAATGGCCCCGTCGGAATGCCCGGGTGGTGGTGCTCGACTAAATGACCCCCTGCGGGTGCAGGACTGGTGCTCGACGAAATGCGTGAAAGAAACCATCCTGAGAAAGGGGCATCCCGTGTCTTTCTCCCACCCAGGTTGCCAGGCGCTGCAGCTGGGGCTATGCTTTCTCTGAAGTTCTCTGCAATGCCCGGACGTAATTCCAGGTGTGCCTCCTCTTCTATGACCCCCACTTCATATTATGTTATGCCACGAACCTTATGATGCCAGATTGGGTGTGTTGCTTGAACTTCATGTGTCTGTTCCTAAATTTTAGTAAACTCTGTGAAAATGCAAACTGCACTAGGATCATATTCTATGTCGGTTTCCGTTCCACCTGGGGATCTTCCACCTGTTTGGGCCTCCTAATCACGCCAAAGGagtgtgggggtctgggtattctGGACCTAGAGATTATGAACTCCCCTCTCAAGTTATGCTGGGCATGGAAGGCGCATACTGCAGGGGGCCGATCTTGGAGCATTATTGCTTAGCCCCCCTGGAGCATCATGAAAGACAGCTATTCAATGTGGCGGCTCGGGTCGAACTGGGCAATGGGCGACGATGCTTCGTCTGGACAGATTGTTGGGTGCAGGGCGCTGCTGTTGCGGAATTTGCTCCGGATGTCGTCAGTGCCATACAGCTGGTTGTTGGGTGCAGGGCGCTGATGTTGCGGAATTTGCTCCGGACATCGGCACCTCTAAAAACAAAGCTTTTTCTTTGGTTGGTCATCAGAGGGTGAGTCTGGACGGTGGATCGCCTTGCCAAGTGCATCTTGCCTCGTCAGGACTCTTGCTGTTTCTGTCATAGTGCACAAGAATCAGTTCATCATCTGTTCATTGGGTGCACGGTCGTTCGGATTATCTGTAGTTCGGTGTTTCTTTGGGCCAATTTGACCAATGTCGTTCCTCAGGATAACTTACTTCTACGTGACGGTGGCTCGACGCTAGATCGAGAACTCAAGACACTAAGAGGAAATCTCTGAACTCTTTGGTCCACCATATTATTTGGAGCATTTGGCGTGAGTGGAACGGCAGGGTTATGGATAATCGCTTCTGGCCTTTACAAAGGGTCATTCATCAAGTCATAATTTTTTGAAACATCTCTCGATTTTTTtaggaattttttgaaacataGAAGTATGATTTTTGAATTGTCAAAATTCAGGCTCCATGGAGCCTGAGTTCCATTTAGCATTTCATCTTGCATGATCTGGTTCCTGGTGCCTGCATAATTTCTAATGCATCTACCCAGGTCACATGAGCACAAATCGGTCAGGTGTTTACATCCTTGCTTGCCAAACTGTCTTGTGATGTTTGTGCAAGTGCTCTTTTTTATGTGTTTAACACTTAACAATGATTAAGACTGCTCTTAGTCTTCGAATCATGTAACTGTAGAACAACCATACGTAGCTCCGAGCCCTGTGAACCTGACACATCCACTGGATTCAGGTTTACAGCCAACCCGGGTTCAAATATGTCCGAGGCAAAAATGTATATATTTTTCCCAATATGCTCGAACATACTAGCTAAGTTTGAGTGATTTAGAATAATCCAGTACATCAAACATCAAGTAGACTACAAATCTAGAAATGGGGAGGGATAGGGCATAACAGAGATGACAAGCTACGACCAAAACTAAGAATAGGgagaaactaaaaataaaagagaagccACACACCATCCCCTCCTTTctatttgtattacataaaaacaATAAATCAAATCAGGGGACAATAGGGAAATTGATATACAGGCAGATCGCATCCACTCCTCGCATGAACAGAGCCACAAACACACTGATAATCAAGGTGTTGACATTGCAGCAAATTGTGCCTGATTCCTCGCGTGCTCCTGTGATTGAGAATTTGCTTGGGCGCCTGGAGTCCTTTGCCGAGGAATGACAGCGCTATGAGAACGAGAACATAACAATGCCAGCATTATATGGATTGCAACGTAGGCCAGGACGGCGATGATCAGCGCGATGACATACACAGATGTCTTCCACCCCCTGCTGGATCCAGCCGCATATGCCACTAGCAGGGCAAGCAAATCCAGCACAATTGTCGTGTTCATGACCTTAAGCGACCATTCTTTATTCTTATCCAGCCACTGCGGCAGCAACATGACGATGACAACAATGGACGCCACAAAGGAGGTGGAGTTGCTGTAGAAGAAGGCGAGGTACCGGGGCCTCCTGTTGTCATGCATGATCGGGTTGCCTGCATCATACCAACTGCTGTCGTGCTGCCAAGCTCCCCCAGGCGGATCTAGACCAGCCTGGTAGGTGACACTTGCCACAAGGATTCCTAGCAGCATCAGATATTTTCGCTTGGCATGCTCTGTCTTTCCTTTTTTGTCAGCATTCTCTTGCTTCAGTTCACTGACCGTATCTTTCTTATCCAAGAACGGTAGGAACAGTGCAGCTATGACAAAGAGGACCACAACCCCCAAGACAAAGATGTagatggatgttttcagatgctgGGTGCTTCCGGCAGCATAGGCCCCTATCAGACCAAACATGCCCGCCGCCGTGCAAACAGCGAGTGCATAACTTCGTATGGCTGGCCTATATAAATGGGGGTTCACGAGCAATATAATGAGGGCGATGGACAGCATAAAGCTCACCGTATTGCAGTAGAAGAAGGCTTTGTAGCGGCGGGGAAAGTTGTACAAGAGGACCGGGTCCCCTGCCCGGTGCCCGCTGGATCCATCATCCTGAAGCCGGAAGCTGCCCGGAGGTGTCAACCCTGCTTGGTAAGTGATGGTCGCAGCCAATACTGCGAAAAGGAGCAACCGCTTGCGCCTCTTCTCCACGGACTCAATTTCCTCAGCAGTGGCTTCGGTGTGGTTCAGTGTAAAGAAGACAACATGGATCACTACATAGACCAGGACGGCGCCTGCCAAGGCCATGGCATAAATGGAGGTGGTCAAGTCCCGAGAGCTTCCCGCAGCATATGCTCCGATGAGGCCAAACAAGTCCAGTATCATGGCTTCCTGGAGGACATGGGTCTGGAGCATAACCTTGCTTTGTACCAGGATGATGGCCACCAAAGAGGCTACAAAGGCGACGGAGTTACAGTAGAAGAAGGCCTTGTACCGCTTAGCATTCACTGTGAGGAGGATCGGGTCACCAGCCATGTGCCCGTTCCCATTATCCGGCCAGACGCCACCGGGAGGGTCCAGCCCGGCTTGGTAAGTGATGGTTGCTGCAAGAGTGGCTAGCAACAGTACAAGGGAGCGAGCCTGCTCCGCTGCCATCCTATGTAATTGGGGAGCAAAAGAGGTCATTTAAAGCCAATGATTTtcagaggaagaagaataagaaaagggATGTGCTCCCGTAGTACCTGCTGTCATTAGTCTCCGGACCAGGAGCTATTGTTATTGCTTTTGGCAAGCTCCCTGACACGGAGCGATGGAAGCTTTTGATTTTGGTCCAGAACCTGGTATCCCGTGCAACTTGGAGCAATGCCATGAATGCCAGGACGGCAATAACCAGGCTGCCCACATAGAAGTTGGTGTCGGTCTCCCTGCAGCTGCCTGCGGTGTATGAGACGATGAGGCTGATCAGCGCGACGGCGATGAACCAGTATGCCTCAGTCACACGAGGTTTTCTGTCCAGAAGCACCACGACGATGAGCAACGACGCCACGAACGCCAGGGCATTGAAGCACAAGAACACCGTCAGGCGCTTGCCGTGGCTGTCCTTGAGGATTGCGTCGCCAGGGCTGTGGCCGTTCTCAGTGTTGTCCCAGAAGCCGCCTGGCGTGCTCATCCCTGCAACGTATGTCACGCTCACCGCGAACGTCGCGAGCAGCATCAGGACCTTTCGTAGCCGTTTCTCGTGCACTGCGTCGATGTAGCTGTGCTTGTCGTCTGGCAACGAGGCTAGCCCCATCTGAAGAGCGAGGTAGGCAACGACGGCAACCACCAGCACCGAGGAGAAGATGGTCGTGGGCTTGTCGCGGCATGTCCCGGCGGCATAGGCTCCCATGATGCTTAGCAGGTCCAGAACCATGACCGCCCGCAGTGGCAGGAGGGTGACGcggttcttctttttctcttccacGAGGGCAAGGAAGAGGATGGCGACGATGATCACGAGCGACGAGGCAAACGCGGTGGCGTTGCAGTAGTAGAACACCAGGTACCGGTGGTAGCTGGTGGTCCGGATAATGGAGTCGCCGGCGAGTTGGCCCGTGGCGTCGACAGTCTCCTGCCAGACGCCCCCAGGCGGGTTGAACCCCGCGGCATATGTCACCGTGGCGACCAGCGTCGCCAGCAGCAGGATGTACTTGCTCAGGTCCAGCATGAGCTCGTAGCtcttgatctcttctggttcccgTTGTGCAGGAGGCTGAGGATCCTGGGGCTGTCTGTTTCCATTTGTTAGATTGGTGGCAGGAGAAGGATCTGGCTCAGGGCCGTCAATTGTGATCTCAGTTGGGCTATTCTGGCGTGCTGGCTCGGCCTCCATTTGCACAGAAAAATGGTGCCTCAAGGTTCAACTTCTCGACGGAATTAAGGACAAGACCTGAATCTGTCTCCGGTATATAGCTGACCCGGCAAGCTTGCTCGTCAGCATGACAACTCGGCACAACgtcatctatatctataccaatataaaaaaatCCAAATGGGCAGATTCAAACCATCTCAACCTTCAGatcatgttatctagcggttcaaatcgctCCAATGTTGAGCATCAAACACGTTTAACactctaattacccaccactgccattggttataaacacgttttgactcaacgctatcccctgaaatctgccatgtaattaatatcctaccattACCGTaaaaaagtaattgatatcttaccaaatatCAACGTGCAACtgatatatcttacctaatataacgtgcaactaatatcttacctaatataaacgtgcattgcacgtacattattactagtaTATAAATAGAGGAGGAAAGCAATAGAAAAACGGCATTTCAACCAAATTTATCATTCACACAGGGTCGTTGGATCAGCACCCGACGGACATCGTTCATCTTCTCGGGGAGACCACTTcctgcattatttatttatttgtgttGTAAAGGTAGCTGGTTGCCACCACAGGCGCAACCTCATCGCCGTTAACAAATGGGGTGGCCGGAGAGGGACTCGTGGTAATGGTATTGTCGCCGGTCCCCGGCCCGCTTCATCATTCTGATATGAATGTCCCCGCTTCATC
Protein-coding regions in this window:
- the LOC123169438 gene encoding uncharacterized protein, with product MEAEPARQNSPTEITIDGPEPDPSPATNLTNGNRQPQDPQPPAQREPEEIKSYELMLDLSKYILLLATLVATVTYAAGFNPPGGVWQETVDATGQLAGDSIIRTTSYHRYLVFYYCNATAFASSLVIIVAILFLALVEEKKKNRVTLLPLRAVMVLDLLSIMGAYAAGTCRDKPTTIFSSVLVVAVVAYLALQMGLASLPDDKHSYIDAVHEKRLRKVLMLLATFAVSVTYVAGMSTPGGFWDNTENGHSPGDAILKDSHGKRLTVFLCFNALAFVASLLIVVVLLDRKPRVTEAYWFIAVALISLIVSYTAGSCRETDTNFYVGSLVIAVLAFMALLQVARDTRFWTKIKSFHRSVSGSLPKAITIAPGPETNDSRMAAEQARSLVLLLATLAATITYQAGLDPPGGVWPDNGNGHMAGDPILLTVNAKRYKAFFYCNSVAFVASLVAIILVQSKVMLQTHVLQEAMILDLFGLIGAYAAGSSRDLTTSIYAMALAGAVLVYVVIHVVFFTLNHTEATAEEIESVEKRRKRLLLFAVLAATITYQAGLTPPGSFRLQDDGSSGHRAGDPVLLYNFPRRYKAFFYCNTVSFMLSIALIILLVNPHLYRPAIRSYALAVCTAAGMFGLIGAYAAGSTQHLKTSIYIFVLGVVVLFVIAALFLPFLDKKDTVSELKQENADKKGKTEHAKRKYLMLLGILVASVTYQAGLDPPGGAWQHDSSWYDAGNPIMHDNRRPRYLAFFYSNSTSFVASIVVIVMLLPQWLDKNKEWSLKVMNTTIVLDLLALLVAYAAGSSRGWKTSVYVIALIIAVLAYVAIHIMLALLCSRSHSAVIPRQRTPGAQANSQSQEHARNQAQFAAMSTP